The nucleotide window TTTAAATCTACCTAGGATAATTTGGCACTTAGACAGTCCCTCTGGTCATAATTAAAACCTGCACTGTGTACTAGCTAGTACAATGACATTTCACAATTATAAATCCAAAGGGTATCATGTCAGATTTAATTTGGTCTTGATTAGGCCAATTCCAAAACGTATCTTTGCTATTAGTTAACATAATATATATGAGCATAAATATTATACTGTAAGTTTGTAATATTGATGATTTTTCAAGTCCATTTCTGCTTGATACCTGGTACCttatgtcaacaacaaaaaaattgttgTAAATGTACTTTTTTGTAAATAAACTATGCAATTTATGTAACACACAAATGCTATCTTATCTCCTTGGTGCTTGAGCTTTATTTTCAGAAAATATTTTGGATGTTCAACACTTATAGACCCAGATTACGTATTAATGAAAACAGAGTGACCCAAGTCTCTCCAGTATGtgagtatagtgtgtgtgtgtgtgtgtgtgtgtgtgtgtgtgagtgctatCTGCCACATTGAAGAACTCCGGGTTAAGTGAATTATCACTTCTACATCCAATCAGCAATCATAGGATTCATTCATGCTCCTTAGATATCAGGTTAGGGttacacacacattttctttcATGGTCTATGGACCCCCTGAAGTAGCCTCGGCCACCCCCTGTATAAAACTCTAGTTACGCCACTGGGTATATATAAGGCATTCATAACATCTTTATAAAAACCAGTCATAATACCTCAATGAGTGTTGCAGTATCATTCATAACAACTTTCAGAACACATTTATCCAACATTATTAGAAGTTTCCTCTCGTGTTCTCTTAATTTGGCAAAATGCCACTGGGTAAACAGTTCTTGGAATTGTCTTATGAATTGTCTTATTTAATTAGGAACTTTTCTCTGACAATATCCGTGAGAAAGTGGATCTGAAGTGGACCGTGTGTTCTGGCCTGGAGCACCAGTCATACTGTAAATATTATGTTAGActtcttcagtgtgtgtgtgtgagtgtgtgtgtgtgtcctctgggtGCCATTGTTAGTGAAGGACAGCAGATTACACTTCCCGTCTCTGCGGCGACATCTTCACCGCCATCCTTCATGATGTCAGAACAAGAACAAAGCCCAGAACAAAGTTATCTACCCTAGTGGAGCTAGCCTTTGATGGGCAACGTTCAAAGAGCACCcagcactgccctttcccacttagGTCTGGCCCCTGCCCTGTTCAGCACTGCTGAATCTGATAACAGCCTTACTAACTCGCCCCCCAGCCAGCCTCCACACAGAGAAAACATGGACCAAAAACACACTGCTAAGCTATCACTTCAGACTAAAGAAGGTTACGCCTGTATGTTACTTTCTAACCATACAGACAACAACCAGTAGCAATTCTAGTAAGCACAAATAATAGGTAATAAGCAGTACTAACCATACTGCAAATAATCCACTAGCTTATTTCTGGTTAGAgagcatttccatgtaaaaagcCCCATGAGCACTAAGTTCATAGGAGCACATCAAATTTGATGtaaaatgaaagctaagagtataTATTCTTTCAGAAATGAAGGCATATATAAAAtgttcaaccattttccatcctaaaaattCAGAAAAAGCAAAGGCTtggatttctggtcaaacagatggaaaactGGTCTTAGAAAACATCAAGCAGAAAAAGTCTGAAaatatattagaaaaacatcCAAACACAATCATGTTGAAGGTAAGACCcgtgccaactaatatcaacattttTATTTAGTTTTGCAGAAATGATTTGcctcatgaggagggaggataatgaaagttcacagaagtaacaagtataGGTAGCCCTACCAATTAGTTGTAGTATTTTTACTGTTAATAATTTGGTTTATtatttattaagtgattaaaacacaTCATTAACAGAATGACTGCAACTGAATTAGCTACAATGAGAATTCATAGACATCACAAaacacagttgggtcacctgctaatttcctcccttccactggcatactgttatgttcagctcataaatgttttctttccCTTTTTGCCATGTGGCTGTTCAAAGCAAGAGTGTAAAAAACCGTCTGGACAACCCCTTCCTCTcgccctccctgtctctctttatctctccagtTAATTTCACCTCCCCTGTCTattacccatgagccccctctctttctattTACTGTAATCAGCCCTCTCACCCAATGAGCACAGACCGGACATTGAAAAGTAGTTTAAATTTAGTCAGccaaaatctgaaccaatcatatacatctgtttcacaagtttagacagcgcagtacagtacagtagagcacagtacaatgCAGTGCAATGCAtctacagtaaagaaaagtaaagtAGAGTATAGGTCAGTACAATGCTGTAcagtagagcagtggttcccaaactgtggggtggCAAGGGGGGCGTGGAGGACCCCCCTcaaaaaatatacaaatatatacgtacagtaccagtcaaacgtttggacactcctactcattcaagggtttttcttaattttttatattttctacattgtagaataatgtcgacgacatcaaaactatgaaataacacatatggaatcatgtagtaaccaaaacagtgttaaacaaatggccaagagtgtgcaaagctgtcatcaaggcaaagggtggtataaaatatatttcgatttgtttaacacttttttggttactacatgattccatatgtgttatttcatagttttgatgtcttcagtattattctacaatgtagaaaatagtacaattatagaaaaaccctggaataagtaggtgtgtccaaacttttgactggtgctgtatatatatgtattttttattttaaggaactcagtccggctttcaacttactgtagtgtactgtattgtgctgtactgaATTCTACTCGAATCTACTCTGATGTCCTGTACTTCACTGTGTTCTACTGTGAactactgtgatgtccaaacttgtgaaacatacacGTCTGTGATTGGTACAGATTTGGTCTGATCCGGACCAACCAAATGTGGTCTTGTTTGGAGGTcgaataatagccagtgtgtagagcAATACCCAAGCATGCAAAGGAAGCTTTCCTACCTTTGTGTAGGATtaaggatacatcaccatgaagagaattaCATCCATAATCAATAATTTCTGTATAGTCCaaatcagggacccatgatgtcatTATGTTACTATCATTCTGTTACCGGGTGTTAATCCACTTCatttaggcctagattcaatcagatcaagtgttAACTGGCGATAGCAGACACCCAAATAGAGGATGTTTTGGTGGTCTCAAAGGTGGAACTACGTTATAGCCATCAAATTGGTGAGCAGCTGCTCGATCATTGTCATGAAGCCACACTTGCCCCACCCATTAGAAGTTCAGAactagaaagtgtaggctatatagaaataattacGCTCAAATTAAAAAATCATCAAATTAATCATGAGGATTTCAATCATCCTaatgtagattacatctcacattccagtgttagAACTGTACGCTTTAAGCATCCAGTTCCTTCTCAAACACCGCCAAAACAACGGCTATGCGGATGCCGACTAGAgcagatctgattgaatagagaGCTTACTGTAGTTCAGTaaccaaaataaatgttttcaaaCTCAAGGTTGACACCCCATTccttctgcagacatctttgaatcttaattcagagCAGATATTTAAGAGTTTTGGGAAAATGTGGTCACATTAAAATTTtaccatcattctgttaccaaacttgaCATCTGCAAAGTTCTTCGagtgaatgtgtttttgtaaaatcttCTGTGGAAATTATTCAAAGTAGTTATTGTGCATgcagttgtatggtttgtttaactttgcaatcaatcATTTTTGTTTGGAATACCTTTAAAGTAAAAAGAATCGTAGTCTCAGTGTCATTCTGTTATGTGGAATTGCCCAAATGCAACTCAGTATTTACTTCATCACGTGCAGCCGCAATTACTTCTAGGGGACCACAGTATTAATTATTTCATCATCAGTATGTTATAACCCATGAGGTTccagttaaactgttacacaaaGGGACACGCTGCCTTAGATCATCTGAATTATAAATATTGCTCATATCGCAAAGTGCATCATCTGGAAATTGGATTAAACATGCCTCCAATTGGTCTATTCCTCAAACTAGAGTTGAGTTCATTGATCACCTGTTGCAAAGTAGCTGAAATAGATGTGTAAGCCACCATTTTGATGCTGTTAATGAATTCATTACATACCATAATTCCCGCAAAGTTACATAACATTTGGAATTTGGAGAACCCTTTTATCAGTCCTACAGTACATGTGATTGTAGATGTTCTCAAGACAATCATGATAAACAACTATTCTTAAACTTTAAGCAGAGGCATTAAAACTCCAAAGGGAACATTTCCAGCTTGGAGAtacccaggtagtggaggaagtcctttaataataataataatcaggaaACAGGAAGACCTGGCAAGAGGAGATAAGATGCTCTAAAGCCCAAAACAAACTGGAGTGGACAAACGGGTGGAATTACAGGAAGGAAAAAAATAAGTGGGGTGTTGGGAGGTGGGACGGTGAAAGGGGGGGCATCAGCCATGCAGAATAATAGACTACACCTCATCTCATCATTATGAAGTTTGGACACTTTCATTTTTTCAACAGTTAGTCCATCCACAGATGTGTTTGTGAGTTAAGCAAATAGCAATTGTCGTGTGCatttgttttcagcaatgaaaCATTAGCTTGCTGTGTATGTTGCTGGTGTGAGCAGAGTTCATACATGTACGGTAATAGGACATAGCTGAACGTCAGTCCATTGCTGTGGCTTCGTGGGTAGCGATCAGTATTGAAAGGGATTAGAGcagtaggggtaggggtagggtgGCTAGTGGAGGGTTTTGGAGATAAAAGCCTGTTGCTCGGTTATCATACAGTGAGCCTCACTCAGGATAAGACATTGGCGACCACTCACGGCTCCATTGTACGTAACTTAGTTGTACTTCAGAACATGTCCATATACCTCATCTGATTTCGTTTGTCAATCTACTGTACTTTATCTGCTATTTACCAGGTCCTTACTTCACCATATTACTGTATACATGAATACAGTTCTTCTTAAGGAAGCCTTGTTTACATCGGTGCCCCTATATGTCACTGAATTCAAAGTGGCCCGTTTTCCCCTATGTACAGTACACCCGTCCTTGGCGGTGATGCCTGTCTTTAGTCTTCCCAACTCACATTGTGTATGCCACCCAGTAGATCACATTGACGATGGCGAAGGTAGCTGGGAACACGGCCCTGGCGTAGACGTCTATGGTGTCAGCTTGGAGAGGCTTACAAGCGCAACAACACTTAGAACAGCAACTACAGCACttcttctcttgttctctctctactgatgCTCTGGCCCCCCGCCCCCTCCTATGCTCCACGTCCTCCTCGCCGGGGGCCTCGGCACCGGAGCGCTGTGGACGGCGGCTGGAGACCATCAGGCCCTGGTTCATTCCGGCCACAGACAGGGAAAAGAGCACCATGGCCTGCTTCCCATTCTTCACGATCGACTGGAGAAATATCAATAGAGAAAGGCTACAATTCAATTCCTTCGTGAAGTATCTTTACCTCACACCAAGGAACCCAACGGAAAGCTTGCATGATAAGAATTCAAGTGCTTGCAGGTTCTTACTACCTTTTTTGCACTTATTGTGTCAACCCAATGTCCCTTGAACACTGTATGAACATTGATGGGTCAAATAAGGAACGGGCCTAGCACTAAACACCACAGGTTGGGGAGCGTTGTCCTCCCTTCTTACCTCTGAGCTCATCTTGTTGGCCTTGCTCTTGGCCTTCTCTTTGAGCCTGTAGTCAGCGTTGTAGTGAGCGAAGGCGTACTCGATGAGCGCTGCGAACACAAACACGTAGCAGATCCAGAAGTACACATCCAGCGCTTTGATGGCCGAGGCTCGAGGAAGAGACGAGCGGGCACTCACCATCAGAGTGGTCATGGTGAGCACAGTGGTGATCCCTTTATCAAAATATATATGgaaattaaatatttattttgaatAGAAAAGAGGTCCAGACTCAATCTTTGCAGTGaactaaagtgaaataaaaaagtgaAAGATAAATAAATTCCATCTTGTTTAAGATGAAATTGTATTCCATTTATTTCACTGCAAAGATAGAGTACAAACCTTTTTTCTATTCATTACGGATTACTTTTTGGTCTATGCACCATAAACAACCTAAGATAAGAATCTACAACTAGAACTGTAACGAAGGTTTCACATTTTTCAATCAAATATGCTGTTATGTATATCACATAACTATTAATATATGTCTCACTGATAATGCACTTTATTTCTTCAAGTTCTAGggcaacatacagtaccagtcaatagttcgaacacacctactcattcaaggattttttgttatttttactattttctacattgtagaataatagtgaagacatcaaaactatgaaataacacatatggactcatgtagtaacccaaaaagtgttaatcaaatcaaaatatattttatatttgagattcttaaaagtatcatttgccttgatgacagctttgtacactcttggcacgctctcaaccagctttacctggaatgcttttccagtcttgaaggagttcccacatatgctgagcacttttccttcactctgcggccaactcatcccaaaccatctcaaatgggttgatagtcccactaagcgcaaaccagaggggatggcgtatcgctgcagaatgctgtggtagccatgctggataagtgtgccttaaattctaaataaatcactgacagtctcACCAGAaaatcacccccacaccatcataccatctcctccatgcttcacggtgggaaccacacatgctgagattatccgttcacctactctgcgtctcacaaagacacagcgattggaaccaaaaatcttacatttggactcatcagaccaaaggacagagttacacctgtctaatgtccattgctcgtgtttctttgcccaagccaGCCTCTTCTTCGtattggtttcctttagtagtggtttctttgcagcaattcgaccatgcaggcctgattcatgcagtctcctctgaacagttgatgttgagatgtgtctgttatttgaactctgtgaagcatttatttgggctgcaatttctgaggctggtaactgtaatgaacttatcctctgcagtagaggtaactctgggtcttccattgctgtggcggtcctcatgagagccagtttcatcatagcgcttactggtttttgcgactgcacttcaagaaactttcaaagttcttgaatttttccagattgactgaccttcatgtcttaaagtaatgatggactgtcatttctctttgcttatttgagctgttcttgccataatatggacttggtcttttaacaaatagggatatcttctgtatgccatccctaccttgtcacaacacaactgattggctcaaatatattaagaagtaaagaaattccacaaattaacttttaacaaggcacacctgttaatttaacttcttatggctgcaggggcagtattgagtagcttggatgaaaggtgcacagaggtgtccagagtaaacggcctgctcctcagtcatagttgctaatatatgcatattattattagtattggatagaaaacactctgaagtgtgtctgtgagtataacagaactcatatggcaggcaaaaacctgagaaaaaatccaaacaggaagtgggaattctgaggctggttgattttcaaccaagatcctattgaaatcacagagatatggatgagtttgcacttcctacggcttccactagatgtcaacagtctgaagacccttgtctgatgcctctactgtgaaggggggccgaatgagaggggaattagtcaggtctgccatgacctgaccatgctttgaccatgcgcgttcacatgagagggagctctgttccatcgctcatctgaagtcaatgtaattctccggttggaacgttattcaagatttgttaaaaacattgattcaatacatcgtttgacatgtttctactgactgttacgtaacttttggacatttcgtcagcttttagtgaacacgcttcctgacgttggatttgtttaccaaacacgctacaaaaatagctatttggacataaatgatggacattaccgaacaaaactaaaatttattgtggaagtgggagtcctgggagtgcattccgatgaagatcagcaaaggtaagtgaagatttataatgctttttatgagttttgttgactgcacaatttggcgggtaactgtatggcttgcttttgtggctgaacgctgttttcagattattgaatattgtgttttgccgtaaagctttttgaaatctgacacagcagttgaaTTAAGAAttaagtgtatctttaattctatgtaaaacatatatctttcatcaaagtttatgatgagtatttctgttatttgacgtggctctctgcaatttctccggatattttggaggcatttctgaacatggcgcaaatgtaaactgaggtttttggatataaatatgaacttaatcgaacaagacatatatgtattgtgtaacatgaagtcctatgagtgtcatctgatgaacatcatcaaaggttagtgattaattttatctctatttgtgctttttgtgactcctctctttggctggaaaaatggctgaatttttctgtgagttggtggtgacctaacataatcgtttgtggtgctttcactgaaaagcctatttgaaatcggatactttggtgggattaacaacaagattaccttgaaaatggtataagacacatgtatgtttgaggaatatctattatgagatttctgttgtttgaatttggcgccctgcactttcactggctgttgtcatatcatcccgttaacgggattgcagctaAATaaattggttgagagaatgccaagagtgtgcaaagctgtcatcaaggcaaagggtggctactttgaagcatctgaatttgtttaacacttttttggttactacatgattccatatgtgttattccatagttttgatgtcatcactattattctacaatgtagaaaatttgtaaaaattaagaaaaactcttgaatgagtaggtgtgtccacacttttgactggtactgtctatTTTTCAATATACACGCAGACACATTTATTCTTGCTGTCTCATTCATCTGTGTTTTCTTAACACTCATACAGTATCTCTACTAACATGCCCACAGCAAGCTAATGGCCGCATTCCGGGCCAACTAGATTGCAGACTTCGCCACCAATACACAGGAGGTTGATGgccccttaattggggagaacgggcttgtgttaatgactggagcggagtcagtggaatggcatcaaatacatcaaacacatggtttccaggtgtttgatgccattccatttgctacaTTCTAGTCATTATTATGAggctgttctcccctcagcagcctccactgcaccAATATCACTAACAGATACTCTTAACATGATACTAACCCAGGGATACACGAGCCGGGACTGCTGTTTGGCTTATCCAGAAGGACACCCAGGACATTGCGACCAATAGGATGGAGGGCATGTAGGACTGGATGATGTAGACGCCTCGGTTACGTCTCAACTGGAAGCGAAGGCTGAGCCGCGGGAAACGTCCGGCTTGGAGCGAAAAAGTAGACCAACATAAGCTTAAGCTTTTcgatcaatcaatcagtcaatcaatcaaaattatttataaagcccttcttatatCAACAATTGTCACAAAGTCCTACGGTAACCTGACCAAGACCAAGACCCCAAAGAACAAGTTACAAGGAAAAAGTCTCTAGAaggaagaaaccttgagaggaaaCAGACTCAGGGGAGGGGGCACGTCCTCCTCGCTGTACCAGATTTCTCACTTGAAGAAGTCATAACATATAATCTACTCCCTTCCTCTCATAAGTCTCCTCTCCCAAATAACATGAGCCATTCTGTCTCTGCATAAAAAATATCCACAGAGGTGTCTGGGTTCAAAACAGATTAGTTAAAAAATTATCTATAGGAGTCCTGGAGTCTCCTACATGTTCAAAAGCATGGAGAGGCGCTGTACAGTGAAAGAGGCATATTTGAAGAGCTCTGTATATAAAAGTGAAGAGGAATCTCACAGACATCCCACTGGCTGTTCAGTACAGTAACCATGGTGATAGTGAAACGAGGATAGAGGGGGGGGAGCACACCGGATTTGAAGTTCATAGTCTCTGTGACAAATTTGTAGTCGATGATGGTGAACTGGGAGAGCTCCAGTTTGTCCAGTCCGTGGATGTGTATCTGACTCTCACACCAGTGGTACACAATATCCTCTGAGGAGTAGCCGTCTGGAACAAACAGTCAACAAACAAACAGTCAACAAACAAACATCCCAACAACAATGGTGTATTATTGGAATTTTCAATGAATGTGTAGTGAATTAACCCTTGCCTTGCTTCTGGTACTCATCATACACAATATGGGAGTAAAATGGTTTCCTGTCCTGTTTCCTCTGTAGAGCAGGGTTGTTCAACTATGTCCCTGCAGTGCCACAGCACTGCACGTTTTGACCCTTAAGTTTAATAAGGGACTGTTTCAGACTTAGGAGATCAGGTGAGTGAATTACCTGGCCTAACAATTACAATAATCGATCACTGAACTACCAGGGAGAAAAGTAAACCACCTTCGAATTGGGAAATAAATAATCATGCTGTAGACTATTGAGATCCATCCATTAAGAGTGCTAGGGAACATGACAGACTATTGGTATTGACTTCCACCCATCAAGAAGAGcggtacatacactacatggctacaaaagtatttggacacctgctgtcgaacatctcattccaaaaagaTGTGCATTAATATGTAGTTAGTCctccatttgctgctataacagcctccactcttctgggaaggctttccactagatattgaaacattgctgaggggacttccattcagccacaagagaattagtgtggtcgggcactgatgttgagcgattaggcctggctcgcagttggcattccaattcatcccaaagttgttcgatggggttgaggtcagggctctgtacaggccagtcaaattcttccacaccgatcttgacaaacaatttctgtatggacctcactttgtgcacgggggtattgtcatgctgaaacagaagagggccatccccaaactgttgccacaaagttagaagcacagaatcgtttagaatgtcattgtatgctgtagcattaagatttcatTTCACTGGAACTacagggcctagcccaaaccatgaaaaacagccagagaccattattcctcctccaccaaactttacagttggtactatgcattcgggcaggtagcattctgcgggcatccaccaaacccagattcgtccgtcggactgctagATGGTAAAGTGGGAaatatcactccagagaacacgtttccactgctccagagtacaatggcggcgagctttacaccactccagccggcgtttggcattgtgcatggtggtcttaggcttgtgtgcggctgttcggcaatggaaacacatttcatgatgctcccgacaaacagatattgtgctgaagttgcttccaaaggccgtttggaactcggtagtgagtgttgcaaccaaggacagacgatttttacgcactacgcgcttcagcactcggcagtccagttctgtgagcttgtgtggcgtaACACTTCGAGCCTGAGACGattttgctcctagacgtttccacttcacaataacagcgcttacagttgaccggggcagctctagcagggcagaaatttgatgaactgatttgttggaaaggtggcatcctatgacagtgccacgttgaaagtcactgagctcttcagtacgggaaattctactgccaatgtttgtctatggacatTGCATGcccgtgtgctcgattttatacacctgtcagcaacgggtatggctaAAAAAAAACAAATCCTCTGATTTGAAGGGATgtgcacatacttttggccatgtaataTATAAATCCACTCACAGCTTTCTAAGTCCAGCATACACTCCTGCTCATCCATGGGGTACTTGGTCAGATCCATGTCACACGCAACAGTCGAGGTGATCCTGAGAGGAGAACAAGTAATTCAGTAAACAACCATGTCAACCAAAATGGTAACTTGACAAGGAACGGTAGGTTAAATGTCATTCTCACGTTGACATTATCATTAGGCATTATATAGCCTTAACATCAGGCTACGGCAAGTTATTAAGGGGCCTCTCCAACCCTCACGCCATTTTCTTCTCTGCCTTGTCCCCATGCCTTCCATCTCTCCTACCCCTttcatccttctcctcctcctttcctactCAATATatgctccttcccctcctcctttcCTACTCAATATATGCTCCTTCCCCTCACACATTAtcttcaccctctctcttcctccttttaTCTCTCTTAACcttccaccccctctcccccttcccctctccaccatccccctctccacccccttcccctctctatcatccccctctccaccccctccatcttctctccccctcctccctcctcttcccttagCCCCTCAACCCTCCCCcctactcttctcccccctcctagttctcttcaccctcctccctctgcccttCTCACCGGCTGCTGTAAAGGATGACTCCATCGGGCTGCAAGCGAATCAGCTTGTTCTCCACAGTGACGTCGTGGAACCAGGCGGACTTAGCGTTGACAATGAAGGTGTCGGGCAGCCAGAGTTTATCCACGAAGCGGCTGTCCAGCCCCAGAGTCTTGTTGGTGTGGTTGTAGGACAGGCGGTCGTCCCGCCAGCTCTGCCGCAGGAAAATGGTCATGGTGTACTCCTGCCAAGAGGTCACACACGGTAACACACGGTAACATAAGGTAACACAAGAATAAGCATAAGCATATGCAAATGCACAGGcaaatgcacacacagacagaaggacacacacacacacacacacaaaggtacaaaGCTGAGCTCAGGGCATTTCCAACTCTGGTGTGAGAGAGTGGTGGATCATGTTGATCATGTTGTACTGTAACTAGGAGAATAGAAGATGGATAAAAGGCCTGTTTCAATACTTTTCAAATGTGGCCTTTATTACCTTCCTTTGGGTAATCACTGATCTGAATAGTATTGGATAAAATAAATATAGGTTACAAAACTATTGCTTTTAACCAAACCAACCTGGTTGAATTTGTTGAATGCATCAATGGaggaaggaaggatgcatttCATAAGATTTGAAACAGGGCCATGCATGCTCTTACTGAAAAAGGCAGGGTATCATTAACTTTTTAGATTACCTAATGGCTGATGCATAAGTGGTAGTTTTCTAATTTTACTGGAACAGTACAGTAGCAGTGAAATATGGCAACCATTCTGTATAAAGGCCTGCAGGTGAATTTACACATTACCATGTTGGCTTCAGAGATGTGGTCAATACTGGCTACTTCAATAGCCATGGCAACATTCACAGGTGGGCCTGTGGGGAAAAAAGTGAGAAAAGAAAACAatccctccttccctcgctccctcccttcatccatcCCTTCCCTCCTTCCCAAGGACACACCTAGACAAGGATCAAGGGCCACTTCCCCACTTAACATTGCTCTAAGTGAAGTGACATAGCACTATGTACATTCATAAACATGACAATGGGGGTCTCATGGGCTTGCGCAGTGG belongs to Salvelinus alpinus chromosome 28, SLU_Salpinus.1, whole genome shotgun sequence and includes:
- the LOC139557324 gene encoding gamma-aminobutyric acid receptor subunit delta-like isoform X1, giving the protein MEMITFMLANLALLNIRGNIFTRAELSDIGDYVGSDIQISWLPNLDELMKGYARNFRPGIGGPPVNVAMAIEVASIDHISEANMEYTMTIFLRQSWRDDRLSYNHTNKTLGLDSRFVDKLWLPDTFIVNAKSAWFHDVTVENKLIRLQPDGVILYSSRITSTVACDMDLTKYPMDEQECMLDLESYGYSSEDIVYHWCESQIHIHGLDKLELSQFTIIDYKFVTETMNFKSAGRFPRLSLRFQLRRNRGVYIIQSYMPSILLVAMSWVSFWISQTAVPARVSLGITTVLTMTTLMVSARSSLPRASAIKALDVYFWICYVFVFAALIEYAFAHYNADYRLKEKAKSKANKMSSESIVKNGKQAMVLFSLSVAGMNQGLMVSSRRPQRSGAEAPGEEDVEHRRGRGARASVEREQEKKCCSCCSKCCCACKPLQADTIDVYARAVFPATFAIVNVIYWVAYTM
- the LOC139557324 gene encoding gamma-aminobutyric acid receptor subunit delta-like isoform X2 — translated: MEMITFMLANLALLNIRGNIFTRAELSDIGDYVGSDIQISWLPNLDELMKGYARNFRPGIGGPPVNVAMAIEVASIDHISEANMEYTMTIFLRQSWRDDRLSYNHTNKTLGLDSRFVDKLWLPDTFIVNAKSAWFHDVTVENKLIRLQPDGVILYSSRITSTVACDMDLTKYPMDEQECMLDLESYGYSSEDIVYHWCESQIHIHGLDKLELSQFTIIDYKFVTETMNFKSAGRFPRLSLRFQLRRNRGVYIIQSYMPSILLVAMSWVSFWISQTAVPARVSLGITTVLTMTTLMVSARSSLPRASAIKALDVYFWICYVFVFAALIEYAFAHYNADYRLKEKAKSKANKMSSEPFSIDISPVDREEWEAGHGALFPVCGRNEPGPDGLQPPSTALRCRGPRRGGRGA